One Ricinus communis isolate WT05 ecotype wild-type chromosome 1, ASM1957865v1, whole genome shotgun sequence DNA window includes the following coding sequences:
- the LOC8286439 gene encoding cyclomaltodextrin glucanotransferase, whose translation MEALTSTLSTKIFTRNSNTTLSVSSTLTVLGRSDFGFSRSSTFKRLQFHDLVLSRTIAKSHVAYDSAEVSVGFENAVAEIPSIKTSKRIHVKFQLQKQCMFGDQFLLVGDDPMLGLWNPADAIPMNWSDEHIWSTELDVPIESTIQFKFILKQCSGEIFWQPGPDRIFKSWESNGTIIISEDWENSEAQKIMEEKMESVINHDLTPTDAENITNQSEGLLANMNNDIMFSGNVAFAEEKLIDDNELFTRGSSTLKQELPKKTLFSYEEGNVLVPGITPLQAASTNEFGSITANSSFGVADAPFGVDLAKE comes from the exons ATGGAAGCTTTAACAAGCACTTTGTCCACCAAGATCTTTACAAGAAACAGTAACACCACTCTATCAGTTTCATCAACTCTTACTGTACTGGGTCGATCTGATTTTGGCTTTTCAAGATCTTCAACTTTCAAGAGACTACAATTTCATGATTTGGTTTTATCTCGAACAATTGCCAAGTCTCATGTCGCCTATGATTCTGCTGAG GTATCAGTAGGCTTTGAAAATGCAGTAGCTGAAATTCCAAGTATCA AAACATCAAAGAGAATTCATGTAAAATTCCAACTACAGAAGCAGTGTATGTTTGGTGATCAATTTCTGCTGGTGGGTgatgatccaatgcttggttTGTGGAATCCTGCAGATGCTATTCCAATGAATTGGTCAGATGAACACATTTGGAGTACTGAACTG GATGTTCCAATCGAGTCAACCATACAATTCAAATTTATACTTAAACAATGTTCAGGAGAGATATTCTGGCAACCTGGTCCTGACAGAATTTTCAAGAGTTGGGAAAGCAATGGCACTATAATCATTTCAGAAGATTGGGAAAATTCTGAAGCTCAAAAGATTATGGAAGAGAAAATGGAGTCGGTGATTAATCACGATTTGACACCCACTGATGCTGAAAATATTACTAATCAAAGTGAAGGACTTTTGGCTAATATGAACAATGATATAATGTTTTCAGGTAATGTTGCCTTTGCAGAAGAAAAACTAATAGATGATAATGAGTTGTTTACCAGAGGAAGTAGTACCTTGAAACAGGAGCTGCCAAAGAAAACTCTATTTAGTTATGAAGAAGGTAATGTTCTTGTACCTGGTATAACACCATTACAAGCTGCGTCTACCAACGAATTTGGATCCATCACTGCTAATTCTTCATTCGGAGTTGCAGATGCCCCATTTGGAGTTGATTTAGCTAAGGAATAA